In the Lytechinus variegatus isolate NC3 chromosome 17, Lvar_3.0, whole genome shotgun sequence genome, ACTGTGTCGACCCCGACTTCAACTTTGTCGTTTGTTTTTGTCTTCTTCGCCAGATGAGCAAATGAGCGATCTGTCTATCCCGACTCCACCGTTTAAACACAATCACACGCAAGAAGCCTTCCTCACGACCTTGAACTCGCACCAGGAGCCAGCAGAGGTATGGTATCAAATAATTATCAATTCATTCTGTCTTCTCCTTTTTCTGTTCCCATTTTTCTACTCTTTCATCTAGTTCaattccctttctctctcactctcccaGTTTCTATCTCTGTCTTCTCTCTGTATCTCTCTTTATCTTCATTATACTTTTTTCTTCCAGTTTGAGTGCTGCTTCCAGTTGCTAGAGGTAGATGTGTCCTATGATTTCCTTGCTCTATCGAGGCATTCATCTTCCCCTTTATCTCATTTCTATGTGTTATCCATCCCTCCTTATCTCTTTATTCTCTATCTTCTTTGCCGATATCCTTTTCTGGTTCCTGTGGataagaattatttttgtaaacaaTCGTCTGAAGGcaaaccttcatttttgaggagcgtgATCGTGCCGGCGCTCCTACTgcgctccttaaaaaaaaaaggagagcaaaaaatcgtgctcctcaaaaaaaaaaaaaaaattgagaaaaaaattgctaaaatttcacatttcacatctttaaatatctttaaatccatgaaatgtccttcttttttccataatttcttgaaatttctttgatttagttgaaatctatcagaaaaatgaagaatattcatctctttcccgactctgatttaaATTAatctcggtaaatattgcagtcccatgtagtcccatatgtagactttcatggcaacaccatggaagtctatatgtgggactacaatatatACCGAGGTAAGTtgaaatcagagtcgggaaagtggtgaatattcttcattttctgatagttttcaactaaatcaaagtaattccAAGGAATTATGtaaaaaagaaggccatttcatggatttaaagatgtaaatgtgaattttagcaattgttttatttttttatttttcttttttagcaggagcgcgtacgacatcttgtaaatgtattgacgtgacccaggcctagtttcaccacagattaattaaaagctaacacagctattacatatatacaatgttaagaaaaatctatcatacatgtattgtaatgaattgatttgagctcctcacagAGAGCGATTCtcaggagctcaattgagctcctcaaaaaaaataaggagagcgatttattgagctccacgaaattataaacgtgaaggactgtgaaggcaaaatttgtattatttttttccaaatttcatTAGGGATGTAGGAAATTCAGTCAAACTGTGTTGAAATACCAGGGAAAGTTTTGGGTGTCTCAAACATATAACCACTTTCATAACTTTCGAACATTTTACCCGGCCCCTGCcagtattttgtatttatacatacagacacatgggtggtcattttatggGATTCTGTTctaactcattttgagattgttaccacaactggtttttatctttcaaacaattaaatgattGTCTATTTCACAGCACTTTGGAAGATCATTCAAGATTTTCCAATAGGTTCTCACTTTCTTAGTTTCATCTTTTCCATGTTTACATTTATTGAATTCAGAAACTAACTTTTGctccttctttatttttctttttgcatgCAGGCCGGTACAAGTTACCAGTGCAGtgacaacaataataacagCAGTCCATCAGCAGAGCCTTGGAAGTGCTCCAACTGCAGCGAAGTCTTCAGCACCTTTGCACAACTCGAGTCACATCCCTGTGAGAACAAACGCGCCAAAAGAGGGCGCAAGCCAAAGGTCAAATCGCCTGTCAACCCGACAACGGTAGTCAACGAAAGTTGGATCTTGGACGGAGAAGTGGGAAAGCCAGAAAATCTAGCATTGAAAACTGAAAAGGAAACTAAAACGGGTAAACCTCGACGGGGACGCGCCAAAAAAGAACCCAAGACTTACGCTTGTGGCGAGTGCCCCAAGATATTCGTGAACTCCGAGAAGCTGAAAACGCACACGTATATGCACACAGGTGAACGGCCCTTTGTATGTTCTCATAACGGCTGCACCAAGGCGTTCATTTCCAAGTACAAGCTTCTTCGACACATGGCAACACATTCACCGAATAAAATGCATTGCTGCACGCATTGCAACAAGAAATTCCACCGCAAGGATCACCTGAAGAATCACCTTCAGACGCATGATCCAAATAAAGAGGCGTACCGATGCAACGAATGCGGCAAGGTCTACAGTACCAAGCCGGGCTACAAGAAGCACTTGGCGTTACATGCGGCAGCGTCAGGTGAACTGGTTTGTAAATTGTGTGAGAAGGACTTTGAGAGCACAGAGACACTGTTGCAGCATCTGAAGCTGCATTCAGGGAAATCTACAGGTGTGAAGGAGAAGAAGCACCAGTGTGAGCACTGTGACCGCCGCTTCTACACGCGCAAGGATGTTCGAAGGCACATGGTGGTGCATACGGGTAGAAAAGACTTCTTGTGTCAGACATGTGGGCAGAGGTTTGGGCGCAAGGACCATTTAGTGCGGCACACCCGCAAGAGTCATAAGGAGGACGATATGGAATTACGGGTAAGGTTAGGTGAGCAGTTGCAGGCTGTTGGGGTGACAACAGTACAACACATGCTCGGGATGCAGCATCTGCAAGAGcagcaacatcatcatcatcaactc is a window encoding:
- the LOC121430831 gene encoding zinc finger protein PLAG1-like isoform X3, with amino-acid sequence MMFVRAASSFDEQNLVAYQFNEDVYFATCKPISPHTELKVWYASDYAKLLNSHVLGRQDEQMSDLSIPTPPFKHNHTQEAFLTTLNSHQEPAEAGTSYQCSDNNNNSSPSAEPWKCSNCSEVFSTFAQLESHPCENKRAKRGRKPKVKSPVNPTTVVNESWILDGEVGKPENLALKTEKETKTGKPRRGRAKKEPKTYACGECPKIFVNSEKLKTHTYMHTGERPFVCSHNGCTKAFISKYKLLRHMATHSPNKMHCCTHCNKKFHRKDHLKNHLQTHDPNKEAYRCNECGKVYSTKPGYKKHLALHAAASGELVCKLCEKDFESTETLLQHLKLHSGKSTGVKEKKHQCEHCDRRFYTRKDVRRHMVVHTGRKDFLCQTCGQRFGRKDHLVRHTRKSHKEDDMELRVRLGEQLQAVGVTTVQHMLGMQHLQEQQHHHHQLQHQHHHLQQHPHQQQQLPHHHHHHHQQMSPMGQQHQQQFMYPMQQSLPQAPPAANIPPPSCTMSQPQQFTELLKIPPVPRFKSQIQPKVTIKNEVQKMNDPMDLGGLDNCSLGRNQMMQEALGPGGVDLGQLLGFLPLNAMQQQQQQQQQPLASAAPPTPTSPPMSLPPNTPPATLPQSPLNIPQTQLPQQGMHAQDQTGVLPQSHMDNHMNHVQMQHMGPTQIPFSGMHSLPRFHQAFQ